GGAGCGCCGAGCCGTCGCGGCCATATGCCTCGACGGGCATCGTCTGGCCGGCGCGCATCCGTTGCAACACGGCAGGGAGATCGTCCTGCGGTATCGCAAACGTGACGTCGATCGGCTGCACCTGGGTCAGCACCACGATGCCGGTTGCGTCGCCCGGATGCACGACGTTGCCGGGGTCGACCTGGCGCAACCCCACCCGGCCGCTGACCGGCGCCGTGATCCGCGCGTAACCGAGGTTGAGTTGCGCAATCCGGATCTGCGCCAGGTCCGCGCGAAGCGTGCCGCCGAGTTGGCGAACCAGGGCGTTCTGCGTGTCGAATTGCTGCCGCGGAATCGAATCCTCGGCCACCAGGCGTCGGTATCGCGCGAGATCGCGGCGCGCTTCCTGGAGCTGGGCGTCGTCGCGCTCGAACTGGGCTTTGGCATTGGCCAGCGCCGCCGCAAAGGGGCGAGGATCCACCTGCGCGAGCAGGTCCCCGGCATGCACCAGTTGTCCTTCCCGAAACGGCATGCGGAGGAGCCGGCCGTCGACCAGCGTGCGCACCACGATGGTCCTGCGCGCGGTCACCGTACCGAGCTCGCTCAGCGTGCGTCGCATGGGCCATGCGGCGACGGGTTGGACCGTCACCGCGACGCGATGTGGAGACCTGGCGGCCTTGCCCGCATCAGAAGCGGCATGCGTCGCGATGGATGTGCCCGGGGAGCCGGAGCACGCGGAAATCATGCCGGTGCCGGCGGCGAACGCAAGCACGATGGGCCACGGATGGAATGTCTGCGGACGTCCCCGCGCGGACGCGCCGCCGCTTGCCGGAGCGCGATCATCGAGTTTCTTCATATGTATTGCCTGAGACGTTCTGTAACAAAAATGAAATATGAGTTGTCCTATTGATCGGCGGCGGAGGGCGGCGGCGCGGATGTGTGCGCGAATGGCATAGCGTCATCGCGGTATCGAATCCATCAAAACGCGCTACCACGAAAGGCTGATCCGTGTGGAAGTTCACGCTCGTTAAACACCGCGCCCCTAGGATTCGCCGCACTTCCGCCTTTGCGGATGCGTCGGTCATGGGGCGAGCGTACCGCACTTTTCGTTGAGTGGGAAAAATATCCAGTTAATAATTCTCGCGTAAAAATGATGTTGGCGAAATTTACTGGGAACGGGTTCCTCTATGACAGACGATGTCTTGGATGGCATGGATGTCCGGGCGGCGCGGCCGCGTGGGATGTCCGAGGCGGTGCAGCCGAGTAAGGTGTCGGTTGTCCTCTATTCGCACGACACATTCGGCCTGGGTCATCTGCGTCGAAATCTGGCGATTGCGGCCGAGATGCTTCGTCGCCCGGATCGCTTCGCCGTCACGCTGCTGACCGGATCTCCGGTGATCGGCATCTGGCGGCTTCCCGCGGGCCTGCGGGTGCAACCCTTGCCGCCGGTGGTGAAGGTGGGCGTCGAATCCTATGCGCCGCGCGACGGGGTGGGCCACTTCGGCATGGTGAAGGGGTATCGGGAGGCGCTGATCCTCAAGCAGGTGTTGAATCTGCGGCCCGATGTCCTCCTGGTGGATCACGCACCGGCGGGAATGAACGGGGAACTGCTGTCGACCCTGTCCCTGATCCGGCGCGAGATGCCCGGTACGCGCACCATTCTGGGTCTTCGCGACATCCTGGACAGCCCGGAAGCGGTCCGGTCGATCTGGGAGAGCCAGGGCACGCATGCGCTGATCGACGAGGCGTACGACGACGTATTCGTATATGGCAGCCGCTCGTTGTTCGACATTGCCGGGGCCTATGGGCTTTCCCACGGGGTTGCGAAGCGGGTGCGGTATTGCGGGCACGTCGTCGAGCGCGATTTCGACGGCGATGGCGA
This genomic window from Burkholderiales bacterium GJ-E10 contains:
- a CDS encoding multidrug RND efflux transporter, membrane fusion protein MdtA — protein: MKKLDDRAPASGGASARGRPQTFHPWPIVLAFAAGTGMISACSGSPGTSIATHAASDAGKAARSPHRVAVTVQPVAAWPMRRTLSELGTVTARRTIVVRTLVDGRLLRMPFREGQLVHAGDLLAQVDPRPFAAALANAKAQFERDDAQLQEARRDLARYRRLVAEDSIPRQQFDTQNALVRQLGGTLRADLAQIRIAQLNLGYARITAPVSGRVGLRQVDPGNVVHPGDATGIVVLTQVQPIDVTFAIPQDDLPAVLQRMRAGQTMPVEAYGRDGSALLARGVLTATDSQIDPTTGTIKLKASFANHDQMLFPGQFVSVRLELETIRDARSIPTAAVQHGAPGAYVYQVLPDDTVAIRTPRFGITDDGRIQVVDGLALGDKVVIEGIDRLRNGAKVEIVNK
- a CDS encoding response regulator receiver protein; the encoded protein is MDVRAARPRGMSEAVQPSKVSVVLYSHDTFGLGHLRRNLAIAAEMLRRPDRFAVTLLTGSPVIGIWRLPAGLRVQPLPPVVKVGVESYAPRDGVGHFGMVKGYREALILKQVLNLRPDVLLVDHAPAGMNGELLSTLSLIRREMPGTRTILGLRDILDSPEAVRSIWESQGTHALIDEAYDDVFVYGSRSLFDIAGAYGLSHGVAKRVRYCGHVVERDFDGDGESRGVCWSVERAAGRPVALVTVGGGGDGRFLVQAYLESLCRGHGAGAYSVIVLGPLMDRAEKASLIALAEGRSDVEFVDVVVGLQGCVRAADLVVSMAGYNTCAEIVANRKKAVLVPRAAPRAEQRMRARLLADMGLAVCVEPSAEDLPGQLGVAVDAALAAPPAPEALWRNLPIDGAAHVAEQVLAVVEGAHGRTM